One Thermodesulfobacteriota bacterium DNA window includes the following coding sequences:
- the mraZ gene encoding division/cell wall cluster transcriptional repressor MraZ, translating to MFEGRYEYSLDDKNRVSIPAKFREVLARHYDLNLILTNLDGCIVAYPKKEWEAIKENISRIGNLKKEARTFLRFYFSGACECPIDRLGRILIPQSLKSYAKIEKQVVIIGMNKKIEIWSKERWDELVREVTSNFEKIVDMVSELGL from the coding sequence ATGTTTGAGGGTAGATACGAGTATAGTCTCGACGACAAAAACAGGGTGAGTATTCCTGCTAAGTTTAGGGAAGTACTCGCGCGTCACTACGATCTTAACCTTATCCTCACCAATCTCGATGGTTGCATAGTTGCATATCCAAAAAAAGAATGGGAAGCGATAAAAGAGAACATATCGAGGATCGGGAACCTCAAGAAAGAGGCAAGGACGTTTTTAAGATTCTACTTTTCAGGTGCGTGCGAGTGCCCAATCGACAGACTTGGGAGAATCCTTATTCCACAGTCCCTGAAATCGTACGCGAAAATAGAGAAACAGGTCGTCATAATAGGGATGAATAAGAAGATCGAGATATGGAGCAAGGAAAGATGGGATGAGCTAGTTCGAGAAGTTACGTCTAATTTCGAAAAGATCGTCGACATGGTCTCAGAACTCGGACTTTGA
- the argB gene encoding acetylglutamate kinase, translating into MKEKIAVLLEALPYIVKFHGKTFVIKYGGAAMEEEALRKEFARDIVLLNHVGIKTVIVHGGGKKITKFLEELKISSSFIDGLRVTDKQTLEIVEMVLSGSINKEIVKYINEMGGRAIGLSGKDGRLLLAKRVEDERLGFVGEVISVNAEMIESLNEMGYIPVIAPLADGLDGHTYNVNADTAAGSIAATLKAEKLILLTDVDGIMDASGNLISALNVEEIDTLIEKGIVKGGMVPKLECAKEALRKGTCKVHIINGNVPHALLLEIFTDSGIGTQISGE; encoded by the coding sequence ATGAAAGAGAAAATAGCAGTACTTCTTGAAGCGTTACCTTACATAGTTAAGTTTCACGGAAAGACTTTTGTCATAAAGTACGGCGGGGCTGCAATGGAGGAAGAGGCCTTAAGAAAGGAATTTGCAAGGGACATCGTGCTTTTGAACCACGTGGGCATAAAGACTGTGATCGTCCACGGCGGAGGAAAAAAGATAACTAAGTTTCTTGAAGAGCTAAAAATATCGAGTTCATTCATAGATGGCTTGAGGGTAACCGATAAGCAAACCTTAGAGATCGTCGAAATGGTACTTTCGGGAAGCATAAATAAGGAAATAGTGAAATACATAAACGAGATGGGAGGGAGGGCGATAGGTCTTTCTGGTAAGGATGGTAGGCTTCTTTTGGCAAAAAGAGTGGAAGACGAAAGACTCGGTTTTGTCGGAGAAGTCATCTCAGTGAACGCTGAGATGATTGAGAGTTTAAATGAGATGGGATATATCCCTGTTATAGCCCCTTTGGCGGATGGCCTAGATGGGCATACTTACAACGTAAATGCTGACACAGCCGCAGGTTCGATTGCGGCAACATTAAAAGCTGAAAAACTCATTCTTCTTACCGATGTTGATGGGATCATGGACGCTTCCGGGAACCTCATTTCTGCTCTCAATGTGGAAGAGATCGATACATTAATAGAAAAAGGGATAGTAAAAGGCGGCATGGTTCCTAAATTAGAGTGTGCCAAAGAGGCTTTAAGGAAGGGTACTTGTAAAGTTCATATCATAAATGGAAACGTACCGCATGCTTTGCTTCTTGAGATATTTACGGATTCAGGTATTGGAACCCAAATCTCAGGAGAATAG
- the hslU gene encoding ATP-dependent protease ATPase subunit HslU: MKTLTPKEIMEELNRYIVGQEKAKRAVSIALRNRWRRQMIPKELRDEVAPKNIIMIGPTGVGKTEIARRLAKLANAPFLKVEVTKFTEIGYVGRDVESMIRELTELAVNMVKKEEQEKVREKARQLAEERLLDLLLPRRSETSEEQVLTSQSREKLRQKLHSGQLDDKFVEIDVPESTIPVVEIFAAQGLEEFDAQLREIFSNILPKRTKKRKMKVKEALEYLTQEESKKLIDMDKVTKEAIERVEQAGIIFLDEIDKIATRDKTYGPDVSREGVQRDILPIVEGTTVTTKYGMVKTDHILFIAAGAFHMSKPSDLIPELQGRFPIRVNLDPLTKEDFFRILTEPENALIKQYKELLKTEEVELEFEREAIYEIAEIAQKINEMTENIGARRLYTVMEKLLEDISFHAPEMKGQKVVITKEYVRERLSEFLEKEDLSRYIL, translated from the coding sequence ATGAAGACTTTAACACCAAAAGAGATAATGGAGGAGCTCAATAGGTACATAGTCGGCCAGGAAAAGGCAAAAAGGGCCGTCTCAATTGCTTTACGCAATAGGTGGCGTAGGCAGATGATACCAAAGGAGTTACGCGATGAAGTAGCGCCCAAAAATATAATAATGATAGGACCAACAGGAGTTGGAAAGACTGAGATAGCAAGAAGACTCGCAAAGCTTGCAAATGCCCCTTTTTTGAAGGTTGAGGTGACAAAATTCACAGAGATAGGTTACGTGGGAAGGGACGTGGAATCTATGATACGGGAACTTACGGAACTGGCTGTGAACATGGTCAAAAAAGAGGAGCAGGAAAAAGTAAGAGAGAAGGCAAGACAGCTTGCCGAAGAACGCCTTCTTGACCTACTTCTTCCAAGAAGATCAGAAACTTCCGAAGAGCAGGTTTTGACCAGTCAATCCAGGGAAAAACTCAGGCAGAAACTCCACTCAGGCCAACTGGACGATAAGTTTGTTGAGATAGACGTACCAGAGAGTACGATCCCTGTTGTTGAGATCTTTGCTGCTCAAGGTCTTGAGGAGTTTGATGCTCAACTCAGGGAGATCTTCAGCAACATCCTGCCTAAAAGGACCAAAAAACGCAAAATGAAGGTTAAAGAAGCGCTCGAATATCTAACGCAAGAAGAGTCGAAAAAGCTAATAGATATGGACAAGGTGACAAAGGAAGCGATAGAGAGAGTGGAACAGGCAGGAATAATCTTTCTTGACGAGATAGACAAGATAGCAACAAGAGACAAAACTTACGGACCCGACGTTTCAAGGGAAGGAGTTCAAAGGGATATACTTCCTATCGTTGAGGGAACTACCGTTACGACAAAGTACGGGATGGTAAAAACTGACCACATCCTTTTTATTGCCGCAGGCGCATTCCACATGTCAAAACCATCTGACCTTATCCCTGAACTTCAAGGTAGGTTCCCCATAAGGGTAAATCTGGACCCTTTGACGAAGGAGGATTTCTTTAGAATCCTTACAGAACCTGAAAATGCCCTTATAAAACAGTATAAAGAACTTTTAAAGACCGAAGAAGTTGAGTTGGAGTTCGAAAGGGAAGCGATCTACGAGATAGCGGAGATAGCCCAAAAGATAAATGAAATGACGGAGAACATCGGTGCAAGAAGGTTATACACGGTTATGGAAAAGCTCTTGGAGGATATCTCCTTTCACGCGCCCGAGATGAAAGGTCAAAAGGTAGTTATAACTAAAGAGTACGTAAGGGAGAGGCTTTCAGAGTTCTTAGAAAAAGAAGACCTAAGCAGGTATATTTTGTAG
- a CDS encoding aspartate aminotransferase family protein: MQDKIISKANELLANTYKRFPIVVTRGEGCWVWDLTGRRYLDFISGIAVCNLGHTHRGVVSAIASQLEKLTHISNLFYNDVQVKAAEMLIEHSFGDKVFFCNSGAEANEAAIKLARRYSYKKYGPSRFKIVTMENSFHGRTLATLSATGQNKVKEGFEPLLPGFIHVPFNSKEKLEEAINEGVCAVIIELVQGEGGVRIADFDYVQFLREITEKNDIILIVDEVQTGIGRTGKLFAYEHYGIEPDLMTLAKALGNGFPCGALVGKERYMEVLEVGTHASTFGGNPLAASAIFATLNTIFDEGLLTHAQKVGDYLGQGLANLKERFGVIREIRGLGLMWGIEIEGDGERLVRDFFEEGILINCTQGNVLRILPPLIVEEEQIDLFLEIAERIMGRYENQRGLAKNEKRLHKATRYNHR; this comes from the coding sequence ATGCAGGACAAGATCATCTCCAAGGCTAATGAGCTACTGGCAAATACTTACAAAAGGTTTCCCATAGTCGTCACACGGGGTGAGGGATGCTGGGTGTGGGATTTGACTGGCAGGAGATACTTAGATTTTATAAGCGGTATCGCGGTATGCAACCTTGGACACACCCACAGAGGTGTGGTAAGTGCTATAGCCTCTCAGCTTGAAAAACTAACCCATATTTCGAATCTTTTTTACAATGACGTGCAGGTTAAGGCGGCGGAGATGCTTATCGAGCATTCTTTTGGCGATAAAGTCTTTTTCTGTAATAGTGGCGCTGAGGCAAACGAAGCGGCCATAAAATTAGCACGGAGGTATTCTTACAAAAAATACGGTCCTTCACGGTTCAAGATAGTAACGATGGAGAATTCATTCCACGGAAGGACCCTCGCCACCCTTTCTGCTACAGGTCAAAATAAGGTGAAAGAGGGTTTTGAGCCCCTCCTTCCCGGTTTCATCCATGTCCCTTTTAACTCGAAGGAAAAACTGGAGGAAGCGATAAACGAAGGGGTATGTGCGGTTATTATTGAGCTTGTGCAAGGTGAAGGGGGTGTTCGTATTGCCGATTTCGACTACGTGCAATTCTTAAGGGAAATCACAGAGAAAAACGATATCATTTTGATTGTCGATGAGGTCCAAACTGGCATCGGCAGGACCGGAAAGCTCTTTGCTTACGAACACTACGGGATAGAGCCAGATCTTATGACCCTTGCAAAGGCGCTTGGAAATGGTTTTCCCTGTGGAGCCCTTGTCGGTAAGGAAAGATATATGGAGGTACTAGAGGTCGGAACGCATGCATCCACTTTTGGGGGTAATCCTCTGGCGGCAAGCGCAATTTTTGCGACATTGAACACCATATTCGATGAAGGACTCCTTACTCACGCCCAGAAAGTTGGAGATTACCTGGGGCAGGGTCTTGCAAATTTAAAGGAGAGGTTCGGTGTCATTAGAGAGATTCGAGGATTGGGGCTCATGTGGGGGATAGAGATCGAGGGAGACGGTGAAAGATTGGTGCGCGATTTCTTCGAGGAAGGGATACTTATAAACTGTACGCAGGGAAATGTACTTAGAATCCTTCCACCCCTTATAGTTGAGGAGGAACAGATAGATCTTTTTTTGGAAATTGCAGAACGGATTATGGGAAGGTACGAGAACCAAAGGGGGTTAGCGAAAAATGAAAAGAGACTTCACAAAGCTACTCGATATAACCATCGATGA
- the hslV gene encoding ATP-dependent protease subunit HslV: MIGRTRESKIKQTTILCVRRKGSVAMGGDGQVTFSNYVMKREAKKIRKVYKDKCLAGFSGASADALTLLERFERKMEEYAGNLMRASVELAKDWRTDRLLRRLEAFLVVADREHTLILSGNGDVVEPDDGIAAIGSGGPYALAAARALLRHTDLSASEIVKEAMRIASEICIYTNDNIIIEEIPL, from the coding sequence ATGATAGGGCGCACCCGAGAAAGTAAGATAAAACAGACTACCATCCTCTGTGTGAGAAGGAAAGGATCTGTAGCAATGGGTGGAGATGGTCAAGTAACGTTTAGCAATTATGTAATGAAGCGGGAAGCAAAAAAGATTAGAAAAGTTTACAAAGACAAGTGTCTTGCCGGGTTTTCGGGGGCAAGTGCGGACGCTCTTACACTTCTCGAGAGGTTCGAAAGAAAGATGGAGGAATACGCGGGTAATCTCATGAGGGCCTCTGTTGAACTGGCAAAGGACTGGAGAACTGATAGACTCCTAAGGAGGCTCGAAGCCTTCCTTGTCGTTGCGGACAGAGAACACACACTAATCCTAAGCGGAAACGGTGACGTAGTAGAGCCAGACGATGGAATTGCCGCAATAGGCTCAGGGGGACCTTACGCTTTAGCTGCTGCCCGTGCTCTTTTACGACACACCGATCTTAGCGCATCAGAGATCGTAAAAGAGGCTATGAGAATAGCTTCTGAGATATGCATATACACCAATGACAACATAATAATCGAGGAAATTCCTCTATGA
- a CDS encoding tyrosine recombinase XerC, whose translation MSQKNLRLLLQDFLSYLEYEKSYSQNTLKAYRRDIEEFLFFLDRKDYGLEDHHAIRAYLIEKYKALRKTSMCRKISAIKSFYRFMKKKGHIDEDPTFLIKSPRPEKLLPKFFTIDEIFKFLDSIPDKGILQKRNKALFELLYSTGIRAQEALNTNVEDIHLEGMWLKVKGKGGKERIVPFGEKAKVAIVEYLQERAKIFPYRDNDPLFVNRYGRRLSYRGLHSIMKKLKRISGIDKNLALHSIRHSFATHMLDGGADLRFIQELLGHSKLSTTQRYTHVSIDKLMEVYDRAHPRK comes from the coding sequence ATGTCTCAAAAGAATCTCCGTCTTCTTTTACAGGATTTTCTGAGTTACCTCGAATATGAGAAATCTTACTCTCAAAATACCCTTAAGGCTTACAGAAGGGATATAGAAGAGTTCCTTTTCTTCTTGGACAGAAAAGATTATGGCTTAGAGGATCATCACGCAATCAGGGCCTACTTGATTGAAAAATACAAGGCCTTAAGAAAGACCTCTATGTGTAGAAAAATTTCGGCCATCAAATCCTTTTATAGGTTTATGAAGAAAAAGGGACACATAGATGAAGATCCAACCTTCCTCATAAAGAGTCCGAGACCTGAAAAACTCCTTCCCAAATTTTTCACGATCGATGAAATCTTCAAATTTCTCGATTCGATTCCCGATAAAGGGATCTTACAGAAAAGGAACAAGGCCCTCTTCGAACTTTTATACTCCACGGGGATCAGGGCTCAGGAGGCTCTAAATACGAACGTAGAGGATATCCATTTAGAGGGAATGTGGCTTAAAGTTAAAGGGAAAGGTGGAAAAGAAAGGATAGTTCCGTTTGGGGAAAAAGCAAAAGTAGCAATTGTGGAGTATTTACAAGAGAGGGCTAAAATATTTCCTTACAGGGATAATGATCCTCTCTTCGTAAATAGATACGGAAGGCGTTTATCTTACAGGGGACTACATAGCATAATGAAAAAGTTAAAACGGATCTCGGGCATAGATAAAAACCTGGCATTACACAGCATCCGGCACTCCTTTGCCACCCACATGCTGGATGGGGGAGCCGATCTGAGATTCATCCAAGAACTTCTTGGCCATTCAAAGCTCTCTACCACTCAGAGGTACACACATGTATCTATCGATAAGCTCATGGAGGTATATGATAGGGCGCACCCGAGAAAGTAA
- the argF gene encoding ornithine carbamoyltransferase: protein MKRDFTKLLDITIDEARSILERAKELKDYKKRRVPIKTLEDKILAMIFEKASTRTRISFEVAMRELGGHAISLNVSETQMSRGEPLKDTGRVLSRYVSAILIRTYSQETVDELARWSTIPVINGLSDKYHPCQILSDIFTIEELKGDIRRLRISYIGDGNNVANSLIEASILFGFKLSLASPEGFFPDEELTKRAKRANLLDMTTNPEDAVKGADVIYTDVWVSMGQEKDSERKKEVFRPFRIDDNLLRRAKDDSIVLHCLPAHRGEEITDEVFEKFQEAIFTQAENRLHVQKSLLEWLMA, encoded by the coding sequence ATGAAAAGAGACTTCACAAAGCTACTCGATATAACCATCGATGAGGCAAGATCGATCCTTGAAAGAGCTAAAGAATTAAAAGACTACAAGAAGAGAAGAGTACCCATCAAAACACTCGAGGACAAGATTCTCGCCATGATTTTTGAGAAGGCATCAACTAGAACCAGGATTTCCTTTGAGGTAGCCATGAGGGAATTGGGCGGACACGCTATCTCGCTAAACGTTTCCGAAACACAGATGAGTCGTGGTGAACCATTAAAAGACACAGGCCGCGTACTAAGTAGATACGTAAGTGCTATACTGATTCGAACCTATAGTCAAGAAACAGTCGATGAGCTTGCGAGGTGGTCCACTATCCCTGTGATTAACGGCCTTTCAGACAAATATCACCCCTGTCAGATCTTATCAGATATATTTACGATAGAGGAGCTAAAGGGAGATATAAGGCGACTCCGGATAAGTTACATTGGTGACGGTAACAACGTAGCGAATTCTTTAATCGAGGCTTCCATTCTTTTTGGTTTTAAACTTAGCCTAGCAAGCCCTGAAGGTTTTTTTCCTGATGAGGAATTAACAAAGAGGGCAAAAAGGGCGAATCTTTTGGACATGACAACGAATCCAGAGGACGCGGTGAAAGGAGCGGACGTAATTTACACTGATGTGTGGGTTTCAATGGGTCAGGAAAAGGATTCAGAGAGAAAAAAGGAGGTCTTCAGGCCTTTTAGAATCGACGACAATCTCTTAAGAAGAGCAAAAGACGATTCAATAGTACTACACTGCCTGCCAGCCCATAGGGGAGAGGAGATAACGGACGAGGTATTTGAAAAATTTCAGGAGGCGATCTTTACGCAAGCCGAAAATAGGTTGCACGTCCAAAAGTCTCTCCTTGAATGGCTTATGGCTTAA
- the rsmH gene encoding 16S rRNA (cytosine(1402)-N(4))-methyltransferase RsmH: MEDLFHVPVLLEEVIQGLISEKTRIFVDATLGCGGHSYEILRRYKFVKIIGFEIDEEQMELARERLKPFSGRITILRENFRSIDVILRKIGIEEVDSVLFDLGVSSYQLSSKRGFSFYEDEFLDMRMDKRGVLTAFDIVNTYPLRKLKEIIEKYGEEKEASRIAKAIVEARRERKITTAKELAEIIIHAKRKKGKIHPATLTFQALRIAINEELDNLKAGLCRATEILKKGGRIGVISFHSLEDRIVKGFFKDEKSLRVLTKKPIVPKKKEILQNPRSRSAKLRIAEKI; encoded by the coding sequence ATGGAAGATCTTTTCCATGTGCCAGTTCTCTTAGAGGAAGTTATCCAGGGGCTAATAAGTGAAAAGACGAGGATATTCGTTGATGCGACACTTGGATGTGGGGGGCATTCATACGAAATATTAAGGAGGTATAAGTTCGTAAAGATAATAGGGTTTGAGATCGATGAAGAGCAGATGGAATTGGCCAGAGAAAGGCTAAAACCTTTTTCTGGGAGGATAACGATTTTAAGAGAAAACTTCAGGAGTATTGACGTCATCTTAAGGAAAATCGGTATTGAGGAGGTCGATTCTGTCCTTTTCGATTTGGGGGTATCCTCTTATCAGCTGAGCTCAAAAAGGGGATTCAGCTTCTACGAAGATGAGTTTCTAGACATGAGGATGGATAAAAGAGGGGTTCTTACAGCCTTCGATATAGTGAACACTTATCCATTACGGAAACTTAAAGAGATTATAGAGAAGTACGGAGAGGAAAAAGAAGCATCTAGGATTGCAAAAGCGATAGTAGAGGCCAGAAGAGAAAGGAAAATCACTACCGCAAAAGAACTTGCTGAGATCATTATACACGCGAAAAGAAAGAAGGGGAAAATACATCCGGCTACTTTGACATTTCAGGCTCTGAGGATAGCAATTAACGAAGAACTCGATAACCTCAAAGCTGGACTTTGTCGCGCGACTGAAATTTTAAAAAAGGGGGGAAGGATTGGGGTCATATCTTTTCACTCTTTGGAGGACAGGATCGTCAAAGGATTCTTCAAGGACGAAAAATCTCTGAGGGTTTTAACAAAAAAACCGATCGTCCCAAAAAAGAAGGAAATACTCCAAAATCCAAGGTCGAGAAGCGCAAAACTAAGAATCGCAGAAAAGATCTAG